From the Drosophila suzukii chromosome 2 unlocalized genomic scaffold, CBGP_Dsuzu_IsoJpt1.0 scf_2c, whole genome shotgun sequence genome, one window contains:
- the LOC139354070 gene encoding uncharacterized protein, protein MTSTELKIGLTTSARPSSRVLKPPGGGHTNIFSEPDVNVPAPRAKYNQQNSSNLNACMGSTDPNKVVEKIREEVTTQKDEAKSAPPSQTKESANKQAATNGEARGRVPPGGFSSGGFW, encoded by the coding sequence ATGACTTCCACCGAGCTGAAAATTGGCCTGACCACCAGTGCCCGTCCCTCCAGCCGAGTGCTGAAGCCACCAGGTGGCGGCCACACCAACATCTTCTCGGAGCCCGATGTGAACGTTCCCGCTCCTCGAGCCAAGTACAACCAACAGAACTCCTCGAACCTCAACGCCTGTATGGGCTCCACCGATCCCAACAAGGTGGTGGAGAAGATTCGCGAAGAAGTCACCACCCAGAAGGATGAAGCCAAGTCCGCCCCGCCCAGCCAGACCAAGGAGTCGGCGAACAAACAGGCGGCCACGAACGGAGAGGCTCGTGGCCGAGTCCCTCCTGGCGGATTCTCGTCGGGCGGATTCTGGTAG